The Acidimicrobiia bacterium genome window below encodes:
- the lipA gene encoding lipoyl synthase, with protein MTSTLRVRWLGRVSYADADALQRGLHEHGNDDHLLLLEHPHVYTLGTTSHVEHVLTPPASVGADLVRTDRGGDVTYHGPGQLVGYPIVTLPEWRDGLRDVVAYVRRLEDLLIAALADIGVAAERRERLTGVWVGDEKIAAIGVKVARGRTRHGFALNVDPDLAMFDHIVPCGIRDKGVTSLRRLLGADAPMMAAVVDVVAERFAEVFGYPEVDRQDVSHGFGVDSCRRATLSDAKKSPGIRLLGRLADAGVEVPDPDPAFRRPEWMRVRADLGPGYRQTKRIMRSLDLRTVCEEAGCPNIYECWAERTATFMILGERCTRACGFCLVDTRKPLPFDDAEPSRVADAVATLGLRHAVVTSVARDDLPDGGAGGFAATIRAVRARTPDTTIEVLVPDCKGDPAALDAIFAARPDVLNHNLETVARLQRAARPSAGYARSLALLARAKDAGLVTKSGLILGMGEEEHEVRGALADLRSVGVDIVTMGQYLRPSAQHLPVVRWWHPEEFAALHDAATALGFVHVEAGPLVRSSYHAKRAADATAPTPTGAAVSA; from the coding sequence ATGACATCGACGCTGCGGGTGCGGTGGCTTGGGCGGGTCTCGTACGCCGACGCCGACGCGCTCCAGCGTGGGCTGCACGAGCATGGGAACGACGATCACCTCTTGTTGCTCGAGCACCCGCACGTGTACACGCTGGGCACCACATCTCACGTCGAGCACGTGCTCACACCGCCGGCGAGCGTCGGTGCCGACCTCGTGCGCACTGATCGCGGTGGGGACGTCACGTACCACGGCCCGGGACAGCTCGTCGGCTATCCGATCGTCACACTTCCGGAGTGGCGCGACGGCTTGCGAGACGTGGTCGCCTACGTACGGCGCCTGGAGGACCTGTTGATCGCCGCGCTGGCGGACATCGGCGTTGCGGCGGAACGTCGCGAGCGACTCACCGGGGTCTGGGTGGGTGACGAGAAGATCGCCGCCATCGGGGTCAAGGTCGCGCGCGGGCGCACGCGCCACGGGTTCGCCCTCAACGTCGATCCCGACCTCGCGATGTTCGACCACATCGTGCCGTGCGGCATCCGCGACAAGGGCGTCACGTCGCTCCGTCGCCTGCTCGGCGCCGACGCGCCGATGATGGCCGCGGTCGTCGACGTCGTCGCCGAGCGCTTCGCCGAGGTGTTCGGGTACCCCGAGGTGGACCGGCAGGACGTCTCCCATGGTTTTGGCGTCGATAGCTGTCGCAGAGCGACACTCAGCGACGCCAAAAAAAGCCCGGGCATTCGGTTGTTGGGGCGGTTGGCGGACGCGGGGGTGGAGGTACCCGACCCGGATCCGGCGTTTCGGCGACCGGAGTGGATGCGCGTGCGGGCGGACCTCGGGCCGGGATACCGACAGACGAAGCGCATCATGCGCTCGCTCGATCTTCGCACGGTGTGCGAGGAGGCGGGCTGTCCGAACATCTACGAGTGCTGGGCTGAGCGGACTGCGACGTTCATGATCCTCGGCGAGCGCTGCACGCGTGCGTGCGGCTTCTGCCTCGTCGACACGCGCAAGCCGCTGCCGTTCGACGATGCCGAGCCGTCACGGGTCGCCGACGCGGTTGCCACGTTGGGCCTCCGCCACGCGGTCGTCACCAGCGTTGCCCGCGACGACCTGCCCGACGGTGGCGCCGGGGGATTCGCGGCCACGATCCGCGCGGTCCGCGCCCGTACCCCGGACACGACCATCGAGGTGCTCGTCCCCGACTGCAAGGGCGATCCCGCCGCCCTCGACGCGATCTTCGCGGCTCGTCCTGACGTGCTGAACCACAACCTCGAGACCGTGGCGCGCCTCCAACGGGCAGCGCGCCCGTCGGCCGGCTACGCCCGATCGTTGGCGCTGCTCGCGCGGGCCAAGGACGCCGGGCTGGTCACGAAGTCCGGACTCATCCTCGGCATGGGAGAGGAGGAACACGAAGTGCGCGGCGCACTTGCCGACCTGCGCTCGGTCGGCGTCGACATCGTCACGATGGGTCAGTACCTCCGACCATCCGCACAACATCTCCCCGTGGTGCGTTGGTGGCATCCCGAAGAGTTCGCGGCCCTGCACGACGCCGCCACTGCGCTCGGCTTCGTACACGTCGAGGCCGGGCCGCTCGTGCGCTCCAGCTACCACGCGAAGCGCGCGGCCGACGCCACGGCACCGACGCCCACCGGCGCGGCCGTCAGCGCCTGA
- a CDS encoding biotin/lipoyl-containing protein, which yields MDVTMPQLGETVTEGMITRWFKQAGQTIEADEPLFEVSTDKVDSEVPAPMSGVVTEIRVPEGETVAVGTVLAVIEDADAAPSTPSTAEAPAAPVVVTPPASAPPPEPVIPAPPPEPIAPAPTPVEPVIPAPPPEPIAPEPIAP from the coding sequence GTGGACGTGACGATGCCGCAGCTCGGTGAGACGGTCACCGAGGGCATGATCACGCGCTGGTTCAAGCAAGCCGGGCAAACGATCGAGGCCGACGAACCGCTGTTCGAGGTCTCGACCGACAAGGTCGATTCCGAAGTGCCGGCACCGATGAGCGGCGTCGTGACGGAGATCCGCGTCCCTGAGGGTGAGACGGTCGCGGTCGGCACCGTGCTCGCGGTGATCGAGGACGCCGACGCGGCGCCGTCGACGCCGAGCACCGCTGAGGCACCAGCGGCTCCGGTGGTGGTCACGCCGCCCGCGTCCGCGCCACCCCCGGAGCCGGTCATTCCCGCGCCACCGCCGGAGCCGATCGCGCCGGCGCCGACGCCCGTGGAGCCGGTCATTCCCGCGCCGCCGCCGGAGCCGATCGCGCCGGAGCCGATCGCGCC
- a CDS encoding 2-oxo acid dehydrogenase subunit E2 has translation MPAGSRGDETVGFTNIRRRTAEHVIRSKATSAHVYTSIQVDFERISRVREARQAEWKHKEGFSLTFLPFISRAVADAIGEYPHVNASVVGDSLVVHRDVHIAIAVDLDFEGLVAPVIHNADGKRLPFIAREIRDLAERARTKQLLPDEVIGGTFTITNPGPFGTFLTMPIINQPQVAILSTDAVEKRAGVVNAPDGEDVIAVRHLGMLSLAWDHRAFDGAYAAAFLRSLKERLETRDWNAELD, from the coding sequence ATGCCGGCCGGTTCGCGCGGCGACGAGACCGTTGGCTTCACGAACATCCGTCGCCGAACCGCGGAGCACGTGATCCGCTCGAAAGCCACGAGCGCGCACGTCTACACCTCGATCCAGGTGGACTTCGAGCGGATCTCCCGCGTGCGCGAGGCGCGTCAGGCGGAATGGAAGCACAAGGAAGGCTTCTCCCTCACGTTCCTCCCGTTCATCTCGCGGGCCGTCGCTGACGCGATCGGCGAGTATCCGCACGTGAACGCGAGTGTCGTGGGCGACTCGCTCGTCGTGCACCGCGACGTGCACATCGCGATCGCCGTGGACCTCGACTTCGAAGGCCTCGTGGCACCGGTCATCCACAACGCCGACGGGAAGCGCTTGCCCTTCATCGCGCGTGAGATCCGCGACCTCGCCGAGCGCGCCCGGACCAAGCAGCTCCTCCCCGACGAGGTGATCGGCGGCACGTTCACGATCACGAACCCCGGACCGTTCGGCACGTTCCTCACCATGCCGATCATCAACCAGCCGCAGGTCGCGATCCTGTCCACCGACGCGGTCGAGAAGCGGGCCGGCGTGGTCAACGCCCCCGACGGTGAAGACGTCATCGCGGTCCGTCATCTCGGGATGCTCTCCCTCGCCTGGGACCACCGCGCCTTCGATGGCGCGTACGCCGCCGCATTTCTGCGCAGCCTGAAAGAGCGCCTCGAGACCCGGGATTGGAACGCCGAGCTCGATTGA
- a CDS encoding Xaa-Pro peptidase family protein: MPGASEHVDRLARARARMGELGVDALLLSVGPDLPYFTGYEAMPLERLTMLVVAREDDAVLVVPRLEAPRVHDQPDAFRIDAWNETDDPIARVAHHTAAARSVAIGDHTWARFVLALQRALPGVEFSPASQITGPMRAVKDEAEVDALQAAAGAVDEIAVAMRARPFAGRTERDVHRELVERMLDAGHERANFAIVGSGPNAASPHHEPGDRVIAEGDVVLCDFGGTMRGYCSDITRMFTVGEPASEVRDAYATLVEAQEAGVQAARVGTTCEAVDAAPRRVLADAGFADAFVHRTGHGIGMEAHEDPYVVAGNPTELVAGHAFSVEPGVYFAGRFGLRLEDIVVATETGPRRLNRAPRDLAVVG, encoded by the coding sequence GTGCCCGGCGCTAGCGAGCACGTCGACCGGCTCGCCCGGGCACGCGCCCGGATGGGGGAACTCGGTGTGGACGCGCTGCTCCTCTCGGTGGGTCCCGACCTGCCGTACTTCACCGGCTACGAGGCGATGCCCCTCGAGCGGCTGACGATGCTCGTGGTCGCTCGGGAGGACGACGCGGTGCTCGTCGTGCCACGGCTCGAGGCGCCGCGCGTGCACGATCAGCCGGATGCCTTCCGCATCGATGCCTGGAACGAGACCGACGACCCGATCGCTCGCGTGGCACATCACACTGCGGCGGCGCGGTCGGTTGCCATCGGGGACCACACATGGGCCCGCTTCGTGCTCGCCCTCCAGCGCGCGTTGCCTGGTGTGGAGTTCTCTCCTGCGAGCCAGATCACGGGACCGATGCGCGCCGTCAAGGATGAGGCCGAGGTGGACGCTCTCCAAGCGGCGGCGGGCGCGGTCGACGAGATCGCGGTTGCGATGCGGGCGCGCCCGTTTGCCGGTCGCACCGAGCGAGATGTGCACCGCGAGCTCGTGGAGCGCATGCTCGATGCCGGTCACGAACGGGCCAACTTCGCGATCGTGGGGAGCGGGCCGAACGCTGCGAGCCCGCATCACGAACCCGGCGACCGGGTCATCGCCGAGGGCGACGTCGTGCTCTGCGATTTCGGTGGAACGATGCGCGGCTACTGCTCAGACATCACCCGCATGTTCACCGTCGGAGAACCCGCGAGCGAGGTTCGCGACGCCTACGCCACGCTCGTCGAGGCGCAAGAAGCCGGCGTGCAGGCTGCTCGGGTCGGGACAACGTGCGAAGCCGTGGATGCGGCGCCGCGCCGCGTCCTTGCCGACGCTGGGTTCGCCGACGCGTTCGTGCACCGCACCGGTCACGGCATTGGCATGGAAGCGCACGAGGATCCATACGTCGTCGCCGGGAATCCCACCGAGCTCGTTGCCGGGCACGCGTTCAGCGTCGAGCCGGGGGTGTACTTCGCGGGCCGGTTCGGCCTGCGACTCGAGGACATCGTGGTGGCGACGGAGACTGGTCCTCGGCGACTGAATCGCGCGCCTCGCGACCTCGCCGTCGTCGGCTGA